Proteins encoded by one window of Brienomyrus brachyistius isolate T26 unplaced genomic scaffold, BBRACH_0.4 scaffold67, whole genome shotgun sequence:
- the zgc:66455 gene encoding uncharacterized protein zgc:66455 isoform X2, with protein sequence MKFKTRHEHFVFFHVYTLLVIYGILPIKCAELANEDAAYKFAGHTFGKEGNAFFALRSCHHELHGDSGEFFSPDYMCSSPPLWCNWTIQVKPGMQVHLQLEDLTPADACHHKNDQIHLDESPSSGRHRVLHRCWGKTVYKSQSSTLHVVLLIGGNPRPPLRGFRARYHALWPEHIKEPKHNEREGLEWDEKTKPSLMKGGDDLMVTEPSVNAFSSKGALGFGLPGSRTSNPPATVAQPETEDEIVEHPLGSAWSSEGMWSHLKSTTDGLAASVTSPKGISVEERRPNRNRIEDLSYKRAASDIVTANHGVLPSENGTASRGHPFQSTPPEVWRSTTQLATSLERSANSSRLPHLPGDSLFEVAVEVYTSPRKARSLDHVLLSLQKSVENIVQGELSFDLQLKAISSERTKRLHAGMLFIMWVQFTGGFESTRVYESLSHALRRLLRTEVRPGAKRRFNGTIASITTEDVDECRTQLLSCDVHADCINLFGSYACRCQPGFEDMSPLDFRGTICLDPTASSRTAPTEVLGALYAMCFLLSLFLLILLCVAVAIYRRHHRGVFLMPCGRYGGDDAKHMPPPPPPIRRPRDGWESAKDGCPSGGLPLIRFSSLLPPGVGCGELDEVAEL encoded by the exons ATGAAATTTAAAACTCGACACGAGCATTTCGTATTCTTCCATGTATACACACTTCTTGTAATATACGGTATATTACCAATTAAATGTGCGGAACTG GCAAATGAAGATGCAGCGTACAAATTCGCAG gGCATACATTTGGTAAGGAAGGTAATGCCTTTTTTGCCCTGCGGAGTTGCCACCACGAGCTGCATGGCGATAGTGGTGAGTTCTTCTCCCCAGATTACATGTGCTCCAGCCCCCCGCTGTGGTGTAACTGGACCATCCAAGTCAAACCCGGGATGCAGGTTCATCTGCAGCtggaggacttgacccctgCTGACGCTTGTCACCATAAGAATGACCAAATTCATCTGGATGAGTCCCCAAGCTCTGGAAGACACCGGGTTCTGCATAGGTGCTGGGGGAAGACGGTGTACAAGTCCCAGTCCAGCACCCTGCATGTTGTTCTGCTCATCGGAGGGAACCCCAGACCTCCTCTCAGAGGGTTCCGTGCTCGGTACCACGCTCTTTGGCCAGAACATATCAAAGAACCGAAACACAATGAAAGAGAAGGTTTGGAATGGGATGAAAAGACCAAGCCCTCTTTAATGAAGGGTGGAGATGATTTAATGGTGACGGAACCAAGCGTGAATGCTTTTTCTTCCAAGGGTGCGTTGGGATTCGGCCTTCCAGGATCGCGGACATCAAATCCACCTGCAACGGTCGCACAGCCTGAAACTGAAGATGAAATTGTTGAACATCCGTTAGGTTCAGCGTGGAGTTCTGAAGGCATGTGGAGTCACCTCAAGTCCACCACTGATGGTCTTGCGGCCTCTGTGACTAGCCCGAAGGGCATCTCTGTTGAAGAAAGACGGCCTAATCGTAACAGGATCGAAGACCTCAGCTACAAGCGTGCTGCGTCTGACATAGTGACCGCTAATCACGGAGTGCTGCCGTCAGAAAACGGCaccgccagcagggggcacccttTCCAATCCACCCCTCCAGAAGTGTGGCGCAGCACAACCC AGCTAGCCACTTCTCTGGAACGTTCTGCAAATTCGAGTCGACTGCCACACTTACCTGGAG ACTCTTTATTCGAAGTGGCTGTAGAGGTTTATACAAGTCCACGTAAAGCTCGGAGCTTGGACCATGTGTTGCTGTCCCTCCAGAAATCAGTGGAAAACATC GTTCAGGGAGAGCTGAGTTTTGATCTTCAGCTGAAAGCCATATCCTCCGAGAGAACAAAGAG GCTCCATGCTGGTATGCTCTTCATCATGTGGGTCCAGTTTACGGGAGGCTTTGAGAGCACTCGCGTCTATGAATCGCTGAGCCATGCTCTCCGGCGGCTGCTGAGGACAGAGGTCCGGCCCGGTGCCAAGAGACGCTTCAATGGGACCATCGCCTCCATCACCACAGAAG ATGTGGATGAATGCAGGACTCAGCTCTTGTCATGTGACGTCCACGCCGACTGCATCAACCTCTTCGGCTCCTACGCTTGCCGCTGTCAGCCAGGGTTCGAGGATATGTCTCCCCTTGATTTTAGGGGGACGATCTGTCTGGATCCCACAG CCTCCAGCAGGACGGCCCCGACCGAGGTGCTGGGAGCTCTGTACGCCATGTGTTTCCTGCTCAGCCTCTTCTTGCTGATCCTGCTCTGCGTCGCCGTGGCAATCTACCGGCGCCATCACCGGGGCGTGTTCCTGATGCCATGCGGACGATACGGCGGCGACGACGCTAAGCATATgccgccgccccccccgcccATACGCCGGCCGAGAGATGGCTGGGAGAGCGCCAAAGACGGCTGTCCATCCGGGGGTCTGCCGCTGATCAGGttcagctcactgctgccccctggagtcGGGTGTGGGGAACTGGATGAGGTTGCAGAACTGTGA
- the zgc:66455 gene encoding uncharacterized protein zgc:66455 isoform X1: MKFKTRHEHFVFFHVYTLLVIYGILPIKCAELANEDAAYKFAGHTFGKEGNAFFALRSCHHELHGDSGEFFSPDYMCSSPPLWCNWTIQVKPGMQVHLQLEDLTPADACHHKNDQIHLDESPSSGRHRVLHRCWGKTVYKSQSSTLHVVLLIGGNPRPPLRGFRARYHALWPEHIKEPKHNEREGLEWDEKTKPSLMKGGDDLMVTEPSVNAFSSKGALGFGLPGSRTSNPPATVAQPETEDEIVEHPLGSAWSSEGMWSHLKSTTDGLAASVTSPKGISVEERRPNRNRIEDLSYKRAASDIVTANHGVLPSENGTASRGHPFQSTPPEVWRSTTRKFESPEMETLNARTMKGSWDEHTARQLPVLRSTNSPFNANGSQMTGEWDESSRMTPELATSLERSANSSRLPHLPGDSLFEVAVEVYTSPRKARSLDHVLLSLQKSVENIVQGELSFDLQLKAISSERTKRLHAGMLFIMWVQFTGGFESTRVYESLSHALRRLLRTEVRPGAKRRFNGTIASITTEDVDECRTQLLSCDVHADCINLFGSYACRCQPGFEDMSPLDFRGTICLDPTASSRTAPTEVLGALYAMCFLLSLFLLILLCVAVAIYRRHHRGVFLMPCGRYGGDDAKHMPPPPPPIRRPRDGWESAKDGCPSGGLPLIRFSSLLPPGVGCGELDEVAEL; this comes from the exons ATGAAATTTAAAACTCGACACGAGCATTTCGTATTCTTCCATGTATACACACTTCTTGTAATATACGGTATATTACCAATTAAATGTGCGGAACTG GCAAATGAAGATGCAGCGTACAAATTCGCAG gGCATACATTTGGTAAGGAAGGTAATGCCTTTTTTGCCCTGCGGAGTTGCCACCACGAGCTGCATGGCGATAGTGGTGAGTTCTTCTCCCCAGATTACATGTGCTCCAGCCCCCCGCTGTGGTGTAACTGGACCATCCAAGTCAAACCCGGGATGCAGGTTCATCTGCAGCtggaggacttgacccctgCTGACGCTTGTCACCATAAGAATGACCAAATTCATCTGGATGAGTCCCCAAGCTCTGGAAGACACCGGGTTCTGCATAGGTGCTGGGGGAAGACGGTGTACAAGTCCCAGTCCAGCACCCTGCATGTTGTTCTGCTCATCGGAGGGAACCCCAGACCTCCTCTCAGAGGGTTCCGTGCTCGGTACCACGCTCTTTGGCCAGAACATATCAAAGAACCGAAACACAATGAAAGAGAAGGTTTGGAATGGGATGAAAAGACCAAGCCCTCTTTAATGAAGGGTGGAGATGATTTAATGGTGACGGAACCAAGCGTGAATGCTTTTTCTTCCAAGGGTGCGTTGGGATTCGGCCTTCCAGGATCGCGGACATCAAATCCACCTGCAACGGTCGCACAGCCTGAAACTGAAGATGAAATTGTTGAACATCCGTTAGGTTCAGCGTGGAGTTCTGAAGGCATGTGGAGTCACCTCAAGTCCACCACTGATGGTCTTGCGGCCTCTGTGACTAGCCCGAAGGGCATCTCTGTTGAAGAAAGACGGCCTAATCGTAACAGGATCGAAGACCTCAGCTACAAGCGTGCTGCGTCTGACATAGTGACCGCTAATCACGGAGTGCTGCCGTCAGAAAACGGCaccgccagcagggggcacccttTCCAATCCACCCCTCCAGAAGTGTGGCGCAGCACAACCCGTAAGTTTGAAAGTCCTGAAATGGAAACACTGAATGCAAGGACAATGAAGGGCAGCTGGGATGAGCACACAGCCAGACAGCTTCCAGTGCTCCGTAGCACTAACTCTCCCTTTAATGCCAACGGCAGCCAAATGACAGGAGAGTGGGATGAATCAAGCCGCATGACACCCG AGCTAGCCACTTCTCTGGAACGTTCTGCAAATTCGAGTCGACTGCCACACTTACCTGGAG ACTCTTTATTCGAAGTGGCTGTAGAGGTTTATACAAGTCCACGTAAAGCTCGGAGCTTGGACCATGTGTTGCTGTCCCTCCAGAAATCAGTGGAAAACATC GTTCAGGGAGAGCTGAGTTTTGATCTTCAGCTGAAAGCCATATCCTCCGAGAGAACAAAGAG GCTCCATGCTGGTATGCTCTTCATCATGTGGGTCCAGTTTACGGGAGGCTTTGAGAGCACTCGCGTCTATGAATCGCTGAGCCATGCTCTCCGGCGGCTGCTGAGGACAGAGGTCCGGCCCGGTGCCAAGAGACGCTTCAATGGGACCATCGCCTCCATCACCACAGAAG ATGTGGATGAATGCAGGACTCAGCTCTTGTCATGTGACGTCCACGCCGACTGCATCAACCTCTTCGGCTCCTACGCTTGCCGCTGTCAGCCAGGGTTCGAGGATATGTCTCCCCTTGATTTTAGGGGGACGATCTGTCTGGATCCCACAG CCTCCAGCAGGACGGCCCCGACCGAGGTGCTGGGAGCTCTGTACGCCATGTGTTTCCTGCTCAGCCTCTTCTTGCTGATCCTGCTCTGCGTCGCCGTGGCAATCTACCGGCGCCATCACCGGGGCGTGTTCCTGATGCCATGCGGACGATACGGCGGCGACGACGCTAAGCATATgccgccgccccccccgcccATACGCCGGCCGAGAGATGGCTGGGAGAGCGCCAAAGACGGCTGTCCATCCGGGGGTCTGCCGCTGATCAGGttcagctcactgctgccccctggagtcGGGTGTGGGGAACTGGATGAGGTTGCAGAACTGTGA